CTCGAGGAAGTCTGCCCAGTCGGAGAAGCTGATCAGCTCGCGGAGCTCGGGTGCCGCGCCGCGCACCTCGTCGATGATGGCGCGGAGGTCGCTGCCGCGGTACTCGTCGACGAAGAAGATCCCGACGGCACCCGACTGGGCTAGTACATACTCCAGCTCGTGCGCGCGGTACGCCGGGTTGATGGCGACGACGAGCATCCCGGCCATCGCGACGGCCTGCTGGAGGATCACCCAGTCGGCGGAGTTGGGAGCCCAGATGGCGATGCGGTCGCCCGGCTGGAAGCGGGCGAGCAGTCCGCGGGCCGCGCTCTCGGTGTCCCGCAGGTATTCGGCGTAGGTCCAGTGCCGGCGCGCGCCCGGATCGGGCTGGCCGTCGACCAGCGCGAGTCGGTCGGGTACGTGCGAAGTGGCCTCCCGCAGCAGCGCGGGCAGGGTCTGCTCGCGGATCCCGTCGCTCGCCTCGGAGGCCCAGCTGGAGAGAGTCAGGTTCGTGCTCAGGGCGTTCACTGTTCAGGCCTCCACGGGAAGGGACGCCAACTGGCGCAGTTCGAATTTCTTGACTTTGCCGGTCGCCGTCGTCGGCAGTTCATCGATGAAGATGATGCGCTCCGGGCATTTCGGAGGCGCGATGTGCCGCTCGTTCTGCAGATAGGCGGCCAGTTCGCCGATACTCACGCGTTCCTCGCCGGCCGGCACGATGAACGCGCAGACCTTCTCGCCCATCCGCTCGTCGGGCATCGACACCGCGGCGATGGCCTGGATGCCCGGATGGTAGGCCGCGTTCTCTTCGACCTCCCGCGCCGAGATGTTCAGCCCGCCCCGGATGATCAGGTCTTTGATGCGGCCGGTGACGCGGAGGTACCCGCCGTCGACCCGCCCGAGGTCTCCGGAGTGGAAGAAGCCATCGGGCCCGATCGCGGCGTCGGTCTTCTCGGGGTCGTTCCAGTAGCCGAGAAGCATCCCGGGGCTGCGGAAGGTGATCTCGCCCTCCTGGCCCTCGCCGAGTGCGACCCCCGCCTCGTCCCGGATTTCGAGGGTGACTCCGGATGCCGGCCGGCCGTCGGAGGTCAGGGCCTTCTCGCCCGGGTCGTCGTGCTGCATCGCGGTCACGATCAGGGCCTCGCTGTTGCCGTAGACGGGCAGTGCGAGACATCCGGGAAAAAAGGCGTGCCACTCGCGAAGCAGGGCTTCAGGGATCGGCGCCCCGGCGCTCGCCCAGACCCGCATGCTCGACACGTCGTGGGTCGGATCGGCTTTGAGCGCCGCCAACGCCATCTGCAGGAAGGGGGTGGCGCTCATGCTGACGGTCGTCTGGTACTCCGCGATCCGTCGCAGGCCGTCGTTCGGCTCCCACACGTCGACGAGGTGGATGGCCGCGCCGTACAACAACGGCAGCATGACTCCGGCAGCGAGCCCGGTGGCGTGCGTGACGGGCGTCGGCATGAACATGATGTCGTCTTCGGTGAGCTGGAAGACGTCGGTCGCGAGGCGCCGCGCTGT
Above is a genomic segment from Subtercola boreus containing:
- a CDS encoding AMP-binding protein, with product MTTTDNTTQKHTRYTAEQVDDFERTGQWDTGSLASHLDELATNGPDRIALTDRNSTLTRGELHDQSRRLALSLKKLGISHGDRVQVQLPNWNEFVVIYLALARLGAVLVPTMPVYRGDEVKFVIDNSGAKMSIVTANFRHFDYQTMIEDIRATTPALENVVIVRGETTGSALSYDDLIAGDHVPTDAELGPLPSSNDTHAVIYTSGTESRPKGCEHTFATMSFTARRLATDVFQLTEDDIMFMPTPVTHATGLAAGVMLPLLYGAAIHLVDVWEPNDGLRRIAEYQTTVSMSATPFLQMALAALKADPTHDVSSMRVWASAGAPIPEALLREWHAFFPGCLALPVYGNSEALIVTAMQHDDPGEKALTSDGRPASGVTLEIRDEAGVALGEGQEGEITFRSPGMLLGYWNDPEKTDAAIGPDGFFHSGDLGRVDGGYLRVTGRIKDLIIRGGLNISAREVEENAAYHPGIQAIAAVSMPDERMGEKVCAFIVPAGEERVSIGELAAYLQNERHIAPPKCPERIIFIDELPTTATGKVKKFELRQLASLPVEA